The following coding sequences lie in one Lysobacter capsici genomic window:
- a CDS encoding sensor domain-containing diguanylate cyclase, translated as MRARWRWLLLILLAALGAIAWPAAAQSTLELDGASREVALAPFTAYYHDRDGRLDLDAARRLQAQGGFKPVPNGNSSFGFQPGAFWFHITTVNHSAEVPRWLLVQGFALSDRLDVYTQPRNGGAPSHQVGGDSQPFSARAIRYRHPNFWIDLPQGEPVDIYVRVRSESSMQVPLTLYTPTAFTELARDAQLGIGLYYGILLALFFYNLVLWLTLRDASYFWYLFHICAFGLVLLTLNGLGFEYLWPRSPWMADHSVPLSICLAQVGMQQFARNFLGLQQRWRFGDRIGLAMIGFFVVLGIVATQVPYRIATPIASAAVFVSIAWIAVETIVVLRRGYKPARLFLLAWSAFLLGTGMFAAIAFDLLPKIFITEYGVQIGSALEMLLLSVALGYRYAALRNENERVVREAKDQLEHKVEQRTTELRSALAQLEDVHARLRETAQRDGLTGLHNRSHFREAFEALLHRSRRQSRPLVLMMIDLDHFKQINDHHGHLVGDECLRWAAGLIAQCLIPQHALLARFGGEEFVAVLPDHDLGSGARVAEELRARLSSQPCPSRSHDIPVTASIGVYEITPDSDMGVEAALQFADQALYLAKAEGRDCVRVWGAQATGAVA; from the coding sequence GTGCGCGCCCGGTGGCGGTGGCTGCTGCTGATCCTGCTGGCGGCGCTGGGCGCAATCGCCTGGCCGGCCGCGGCGCAGAGCACGCTGGAACTGGACGGCGCCAGCCGCGAGGTCGCGCTGGCGCCGTTCACCGCCTACTACCACGACCGCGACGGCCGGCTCGACCTGGACGCCGCCCGCCGGCTGCAGGCGCAGGGCGGATTCAAGCCGGTGCCCAACGGCAACAGCTCGTTCGGCTTCCAGCCCGGCGCGTTCTGGTTCCACATCACCACCGTCAACCACAGCGCCGAGGTGCCGCGCTGGCTGCTGGTGCAGGGCTTCGCGCTCAGCGACCGGCTCGATGTCTACACCCAGCCGCGCAACGGCGGCGCGCCGAGCCATCAGGTCGGCGGCGACAGCCAGCCGTTCAGTGCGCGCGCGATCCGCTACCGCCACCCGAATTTCTGGATCGACCTGCCGCAGGGCGAGCCGGTCGACATCTACGTGCGCGTGCGCAGCGAAAGCTCGATGCAGGTACCGCTGACCCTGTACACCCCGACCGCGTTCACCGAACTGGCGCGCGACGCCCAACTCGGCATCGGCCTGTACTACGGCATCCTGCTCGCGCTGTTCTTCTACAACCTGGTGCTGTGGCTGACTCTGCGCGATGCCAGTTATTTCTGGTACCTGTTCCATATCTGCGCGTTCGGCCTGGTGCTGCTGACGCTCAACGGCCTGGGCTTCGAATATCTGTGGCCGCGCTCGCCGTGGATGGCCGACCACTCGGTGCCGCTGTCGATCTGCCTGGCCCAGGTCGGCATGCAGCAGTTCGCGCGCAATTTCCTGGGCCTGCAGCAACGATGGCGATTCGGCGACCGGATCGGCCTGGCGATGATCGGCTTCTTCGTCGTGCTCGGCATCGTCGCGACCCAGGTGCCGTACCGCATCGCCACCCCGATCGCCTCGGCGGCGGTGTTCGTGAGCATCGCCTGGATCGCGGTGGAAACCATCGTCGTGCTGCGCCGCGGCTACAAACCGGCGCGGCTGTTCCTGCTCGCGTGGTCGGCGTTCCTGCTGGGCACCGGCATGTTCGCGGCGATCGCGTTCGACCTGCTGCCGAAGATCTTCATCACCGAATACGGCGTGCAGATCGGTTCGGCCCTGGAAATGCTGCTGCTTTCGGTCGCACTGGGCTATCGCTACGCGGCGCTGCGCAACGAGAACGAGCGGGTGGTGCGCGAGGCCAAGGATCAGCTCGAACACAAGGTCGAGCAACGCACCACCGAACTGCGCAGCGCGCTGGCGCAACTCGAGGACGTGCATGCGCGCCTGCGCGAGACCGCGCAGCGCGACGGCCTGACCGGCCTGCACAACCGCAGCCATTTCCGCGAAGCGTTCGAGGCGCTGCTGCATCGCTCGCGCCGGCAGAGCCGGCCGTTGGTGCTGATGATGATCGACCTGGATCACTTCAAGCAGATCAACGATCACCACGGCCACCTGGTCGGCGACGAATGCCTGCGCTGGGCGGCGGGGCTGATCGCGCAATGCCTGATTCCGCAGCACGCGTTGCTGGCGCGTTTCGGCGGCGAGGAATTCGTCGCCGTGCTGCCCGACCACGACCTGGGCAGCGGCGCGCGCGTCGCCGAGGAACTGCGCGCGCGGCTGAGTTCGCAGCCCTGCCCCAGCCGCAGCCACGACATCCCGGTCACCGCGAGCATCGGCGTCTACGAAATCACGCCCGATTCGGACATGGGTGTGGAAGCGGCGTTGCAGTTCGCCGACCAGGCGCTGTATCTGGCCAAGGCCGAGGGGCGCGATTGCGTGCGGGTGTGGGGGGCGCAGGCGACCGGAGCGGTCGCCTAG
- a CDS encoding prolyl hydroxylase family protein has protein sequence MNLIAHSDRAFTVQAMLSPAECEALVALAEHHGFESAGVRTAAGAQKAMPHVRNNERVVFESVEWVDRLWQRLAQVELPELDGQVAVGLPRLLRFYKYWPGQRFRMHKDGPWLEDGLSSKLTLLVYLNDGFVGGDTDFRQFRVTPKTGDALLFVHDTWHEGSAVEEGVKYALRSDVMYAPRA, from the coding sequence ATGAACCTGATTGCCCATTCCGATCGCGCTTTCACTGTGCAGGCCATGCTGTCGCCGGCCGAATGCGAGGCCTTGGTGGCCCTGGCCGAACACCATGGCTTCGAATCCGCCGGCGTGCGCACCGCTGCCGGCGCGCAGAAGGCCATGCCGCATGTGCGCAACAACGAGCGGGTGGTGTTCGAATCGGTCGAGTGGGTCGATCGGTTGTGGCAGCGCCTGGCCCAGGTCGAGCTGCCGGAACTGGACGGCCAGGTCGCGGTCGGCCTGCCGCGCCTGCTGCGTTTCTACAAGTACTGGCCGGGCCAGCGTTTTCGCATGCACAAGGACGGCCCCTGGCTCGAAGACGGCCTTAGCAGCAAGCTGACCTTGCTTGTGTATCTCAACGACGGCTTCGTCGGCGGCGACACCGATTTCCGCCAGTTTCGGGTGACGCCGAAGACCGGCGATGCCTTGCTGTTCGTGCATGACACCTGGCACGAGGGTTCGGCGGTGGAGGAGGGGGTCAAGTACGCGTTGCGTTCGGATGTGATGTACGCGCCGCGGGCGTGA